The proteins below come from a single Edaphobacter acidisoli genomic window:
- a CDS encoding ABC transporter ATP-binding protein, translated as MRRFWRLLLYVRPYVLYSLLSVLLMAVVGAMAAFRLLLIKPIFANVLSPETSKNVLVFPVPQLGWTLDLNFLVPHFLHNAWDVVAYALIGSAVLKSICDYTGTYLANYAGFGMITDLRNDLYDAVLRRSVAFFQRHTTGTLLSTLINDIERVQFAMSSVLSDFLQQLFTLIFTIGVVIVTGGKLAWILLLFVPVIISSARRIGRGVRRTTRKEQDKLADIQNILHETITGNRIVKAFGMELWEMDRFRKAAAKLFHANLKSISVQAISSPLMDGLASVAIALLLWVGRQEIVHHEMTAASFITFLAAVFTMYDPVRKFALFYNSFQQALGASEEIFKFMDAQDDVQEKRRAFVLKGFNHGIEFEHVGFAYAAEDGVQKQVLHDINLSVKPGEVIAFVGPSGAGKSSLVNLIPRFFDVNEGRIIFDDHDVRDVTIASLRHQIGKVTQETVLFNDTVRNNIAYGQPDVPLSKVEEAAKMALAHDFIMNMPEGYDTRIGEKGMRLSGGERQRIAIARAILKNAPVLILDEATSALDTESEQYVQAALANLMQGRTVFVIAHRLSTVRRATRIAVIESGRITEMGTHEELLAQSGTYRRLYDIQFSDDAGATTNIETPVTANVEGTA; from the coding sequence TTGAGACGCTTCTGGCGATTGCTGCTCTACGTGCGGCCTTACGTGCTGTATTCGCTGCTGTCGGTTTTATTGATGGCCGTGGTAGGGGCGATGGCGGCGTTTCGCCTGCTGCTCATCAAGCCTATCTTCGCCAACGTACTTAGTCCGGAGACCTCGAAGAATGTCCTTGTCTTCCCAGTGCCCCAACTGGGCTGGACGCTCGATCTGAATTTCCTTGTGCCGCACTTTCTGCACAACGCCTGGGACGTTGTCGCATACGCGCTTATCGGCTCGGCGGTGCTGAAGTCCATCTGCGATTACACGGGCACATACCTGGCAAACTATGCAGGCTTCGGCATGATTACGGACCTGCGCAATGACCTCTACGACGCTGTGTTGCGCCGTTCGGTCGCGTTCTTTCAAAGGCACACGACGGGCACGCTGCTCTCGACGCTGATTAATGACATCGAACGTGTGCAGTTTGCCATGTCTTCAGTGCTGAGCGATTTTCTGCAGCAATTGTTCACGCTCATCTTCACGATCGGCGTAGTTATCGTCACGGGCGGGAAGCTTGCGTGGATACTGCTGCTGTTTGTACCTGTCATCATCTCGTCGGCGCGGCGCATTGGGCGCGGCGTCAGGCGGACTACACGCAAGGAACAGGATAAGCTCGCCGATATCCAGAATATTCTGCACGAGACCATCACCGGCAACCGTATCGTGAAGGCGTTCGGCATGGAATTGTGGGAGATGGATCGCTTCCGTAAGGCGGCGGCAAAGCTCTTCCACGCCAATCTGAAGTCGATCAGCGTGCAGGCGATAAGTTCTCCGTTGATGGACGGTCTGGCTTCGGTTGCGATTGCTTTGCTGTTGTGGGTGGGTAGGCAAGAGATTGTGCACCACGAGATGACGGCCGCCTCGTTCATCACATTTCTGGCCGCGGTGTTTACGATGTACGATCCTGTGCGGAAGTTTGCTCTCTTCTACAACAGCTTCCAGCAGGCGCTCGGCGCGAGCGAAGAGATATTTAAGTTCATGGATGCGCAGGACGATGTACAAGAGAAGCGCCGGGCTTTTGTACTGAAGGGCTTCAACCATGGCATTGAGTTCGAACACGTAGGCTTTGCATATGCGGCGGAGGATGGCGTGCAGAAGCAGGTGCTGCATGACATCAATCTCTCTGTAAAGCCGGGCGAAGTCATCGCATTCGTCGGCCCGAGCGGAGCTGGCAAGTCTTCGCTGGTGAACCTGATTCCGCGTTTCTTCGATGTCAACGAAGGACGGATCATCTTTGACGACCACGATGTACGCGACGTGACAATTGCTTCTTTGCGCCACCAGATCGGCAAGGTGACGCAAGAGACCGTGCTCTTCAACGACACAGTGCGAAACAACATCGCCTACGGTCAGCCGGATGTGCCTCTTAGCAAGGTGGAGGAGGCCGCGAAGATGGCCTTGGCACATGACTTTATCATGAACATGCCCGAGGGATATGACACGCGGATCGGCGAGAAAGGCATGCGCTTGAGTGGCGGTGAACGCCAGCGGATTGCGATTGCGCGTGCCATTTTGAAGAACGCGCCAGTGCTGATTTTGGATGAGGCGACCTCGGCGCTCGATACTGAGAGCGAGCAGTATGTTCAAGCAGCGCTTGCGAATCTAATGCAAGGTAGGACGGTGTTTGTGATTGCCCATCGCCTCTCTACTGTTCGCCGCGCGACGCGGATTGCGGTGATCGAGAGCGGGCGCATTACGGAGATGGGTACCCACGAGGAGTTGCTGGCGCAGTCTGGAACGTACCGGCGGCTCTATGACATACAGTTCAGCGATGATGCAGGCGCAACGACAAATATAGAGACGCCCGTGACGGCGAACGTGGAGGGAACGGCTTGA
- a CDS encoding YicC/YloC family endoribonuclease: protein MSALYSMTGYASVRGSVREDLGFTLTMKSVNHRFLDLQMRMPSYCDGLEIQLRRILKENLRRGHVDVTLQMERQASAEVRLNSGLLGAYMQAFREAAGLYGLSSQPDLSAMLRIPGVMSAEGGLSAEDISALETAVLAQVMPLVEKLNEVRAHEGAALTAEMRSSMLRLRAFADEMAGLRNGVREVQFERLRVRLAELTQGIAVNEERVLAEAAVLAEKSDIEEEIVRLRTHIDRFLSMLDAGGELGKRLDFLLQELNREANTMLSKTSAATGTNSLRITEIGLEMKAEIEKVREQVQNIE, encoded by the coding sequence TTGAGTGCCTTGTATTCGATGACGGGATATGCAAGCGTGCGGGGCTCGGTACGGGAAGACCTCGGCTTTACGCTGACTATGAAGAGCGTCAACCACAGGTTTCTCGACCTGCAGATGCGGATGCCCTCGTACTGCGATGGCTTGGAGATTCAGCTACGGCGCATCTTGAAAGAGAACCTCCGCCGCGGCCATGTGGATGTCACACTGCAGATGGAGCGGCAAGCGAGTGCAGAGGTTCGTTTGAACAGCGGGTTACTGGGTGCGTATATGCAGGCGTTTCGCGAAGCTGCCGGCCTGTATGGGTTGTCGAGCCAACCTGATCTAAGTGCAATGTTGCGTATTCCAGGGGTGATGAGCGCGGAGGGGGGGCTGAGTGCGGAGGACATATCTGCGCTGGAAACGGCGGTGTTGGCACAGGTGATGCCACTAGTTGAAAAGCTGAACGAGGTTCGCGCTCACGAAGGTGCGGCTTTGACGGCAGAGATGCGCTCATCGATGCTGCGGTTGCGCGCATTTGCTGATGAGATGGCTGGTCTGCGCAATGGTGTTCGAGAGGTGCAGTTTGAGCGCCTGCGCGTGCGGTTGGCAGAGCTGACGCAGGGGATTGCGGTCAACGAAGAACGGGTGCTGGCTGAAGCAGCGGTGCTGGCAGAAAAGAGCGATATTGAGGAAGAGATTGTTCGTCTCCGAACGCATATAGATCGCTTTCTCTCTATGCTGGATGCGGGCGGAGAGCTGGGCAAGCGTCTTGATTTTCTTCTGCAGGAGCTAAATCGCGAAGCGAATACGATGCTCTCGAAAACCAGTGCTGCGACAGGAACAAATAGCCTGCGCATCACAGAGATTGGGTTAGAGATGAAAGCGGAGATCGAGAAGGTTCGCGAGCAAGTGCAGAACATCGAGTAA
- the gmk gene encoding guanylate kinase produces MAGILFIISAPSGSGKSTLVGQLRTLVEGLEFSVSYTTRAPRGSEEDGREYHFTTREEFERMISAGEFLEWAEVFGNYYGTAVSALDHAKAAGKDLLLDIDVQGALQVMKKQPAAVSIFIMPPSPQVLEMRLRHRSEAEHVTSEVVIQRRLSQAHNELKHIGDYQYALVNDVLEQAVSELRAIVLFERGSRDGVQVVAEACKAVAASPKLKAALETFGR; encoded by the coding sequence ATGGCAGGCATACTTTTTATTATTTCGGCGCCCTCGGGCTCGGGCAAATCGACGCTGGTAGGCCAGTTGAGAACGCTGGTTGAAGGCCTGGAGTTTTCGGTCTCCTACACAACACGGGCTCCGCGCGGCTCCGAGGAAGATGGACGCGAATACCACTTCACGACCCGTGAGGAGTTCGAGAGGATGATTTCCGCGGGTGAGTTCCTGGAGTGGGCCGAAGTTTTTGGCAACTACTACGGGACTGCCGTTTCAGCACTCGACCATGCAAAGGCTGCGGGCAAGGACTTGCTACTAGACATCGACGTGCAGGGCGCTTTGCAGGTCATGAAGAAGCAGCCGGCAGCGGTTTCGATCTTCATTATGCCGCCAAGTCCGCAGGTGTTGGAGATGCGTCTGCGCCACCGTAGCGAGGCCGAACACGTAACCTCGGAGGTCGTCATCCAGCGCCGCCTCTCGCAAGCACACAATGAACTGAAGCATATTGGGGACTATCAGTATGCACTGGTGAATGATGTTCTCGAGCAGGCAGTGTCGGAGTTGCGCGCTATCGTTCTGTTCGAACGCGGCTCGCGCGATGGGGTGCAGGTCGTGG
- the rapZ gene encoding RNase adapter RapZ, translating to MPRKRAKKLSTKRTRKRTKLLPHRELVILTGLSGSGKLSALKTFEDLGYYSVDNLPLELVPRFADLVRQSNEIERAALVVDVREGIRLDEFPHLLKRVRRVLPTRVLFLEASDEALLRRFSETRRPHPLGRNDTVVKSIKAERKRLDPIRNVADIVLDTTKFTVHDLRAHINAQFERNDNETNLTISSNSFGFKNGVPAEADLVFDVRFLPNPHFVPEFRKLTGRHPSVAKYVRDFPQTTQFLDKTTDMLKFLLPHYIKEGKSYLTVAFGCTGGQHRSVFIAEEMRKRLTAAGYRVKTSHRDMPR from the coding sequence ATGCCACGCAAGCGAGCGAAAAAACTAAGCACTAAGAGAACACGGAAGCGTACGAAGTTACTTCCTCACCGAGAGCTGGTGATTCTGACTGGTCTTTCGGGATCGGGAAAGCTATCGGCACTGAAAACGTTTGAAGACCTGGGCTATTACTCAGTAGACAATCTGCCACTGGAATTAGTGCCGCGTTTTGCGGATCTTGTGCGGCAATCCAACGAGATTGAGCGAGCTGCACTGGTGGTGGATGTACGCGAAGGGATTCGGCTCGACGAGTTTCCGCATCTGCTTAAGCGCGTGCGGCGTGTGCTGCCGACGCGCGTGCTCTTTCTTGAAGCTAGTGACGAAGCGCTGTTGCGTCGGTTCTCTGAGACAAGGCGTCCGCATCCATTGGGTCGCAACGACACTGTGGTGAAGTCGATTAAAGCGGAACGTAAGCGACTTGACCCCATCCGCAACGTTGCCGACATTGTGCTCGACACAACCAAGTTCACGGTGCATGATCTGCGTGCGCACATCAACGCGCAGTTCGAACGTAACGATAATGAAACGAACCTGACGATTTCGTCGAACAGCTTTGGCTTCAAAAACGGCGTGCCTGCTGAGGCCGATCTCGTCTTCGATGTGCGTTTTCTGCCCAACCCCCACTTCGTCCCGGAGTTTCGTAAGCTGACAGGCAGGCATCCCAGTGTCGCGAAGTATGTCCGCGACTTTCCGCAGACGACGCAGTTTCTCGACAAGACGACCGACATGCTCAAGTTTCTGCTCCCACATTACATCAAAGAGGGAAAGAGCTATCTAACCGTGGCATTCGGCTGCACAGGAGGACAGCACCGCTCGGTGTTTATCGCGGAGGAGATGCGAAAGCGCCTGACTGCTGCCGGGTACAGGGTGAAGACCTCGCACCGCGATATGCCGCGTTGA
- the hpf gene encoding ribosome hibernation-promoting factor, HPF/YfiA family, with amino-acid sequence MGVEYTGRQTAVTKKIKQQVEAGLTRIEKIVGAAVGVQVTLTAQKHRQIADIRIQTRSQKLVAACEASNMEAALKEALEKIERQAVRHKKKTGTIKRHPKGEVKVGHGKAVIEAVTPTVSKSTGKSSAKNPDRIKTVPMVVHSFPFQSPLPEPHIARTTEGVALRPMSVEEAVKEAAFRDRDVFIFRDYSEQLMVLHRRRDGKMELIEVP; translated from the coding sequence ATGGGCGTCGAATACACGGGGCGACAGACGGCTGTCACAAAAAAAATCAAGCAACAGGTAGAGGCAGGGCTTACGCGTATTGAGAAGATCGTCGGCGCGGCTGTCGGCGTTCAGGTGACGTTGACAGCCCAGAAACATCGGCAGATTGCCGACATCCGCATTCAGACAAGAAGCCAGAAACTGGTTGCTGCCTGTGAGGCTTCCAATATGGAGGCTGCACTCAAGGAAGCACTCGAAAAGATCGAGCGACAGGCGGTGAGGCATAAAAAGAAGACTGGAACAATAAAGCGGCATCCGAAGGGTGAGGTAAAGGTGGGGCACGGCAAGGCGGTCATCGAAGCTGTGACGCCTACGGTGTCAAAAAGCACAGGGAAGAGCTCCGCTAAGAATCCGGATAGGATCAAGACTGTGCCAATGGTCGTGCACTCGTTCCCATTTCAATCGCCGCTCCCGGAGCCTCACATTGCTCGCACGACTGAAGGAGTAGCTTTGCGCCCTATGTCTGTTGAAGAGGCAGTGAAAGAAGCGGCGTTTCGCGACCGCGATGTGTTCATCTTCCGTGACTACTCAGAGCAGTTGATGGTGCTGCATCGCAGACGTGATGGAAAGATGGAGCTGATTGAAGTCCCATAG
- the rpoN gene encoding RNA polymerase factor sigma-54, with amino-acid sequence MLLQPKLNMKVSQRQVLTPGLVQMVSVLALNKLELKEMINTEMVENPVLEELEETAVSLDERAGQEGDRERSAEEVAAESERVEKDPFDEIDFGSYFQDYLDPGFKTAMNFEEIDKPSFENFLSQPSSLSDHLLWQLGSMSLVPGVRAATELVVGNLNEDGYLIATDEELIGLLREFNSQVTPEPIPFERGVKGKLVQSWMAASLNAHIEPNGGLSNLAAAADAHEDQQLLTTVVEARGVVNFLDPVGVGARNLQECLLIQICAQRGEAGIVLRKRQMIAAASGAPEDRLRREDCLTSASNGKGDIFDIATHIVSNCLALLQKKDMRELTRNCGRKAEEVQAAVDFIRTLDPRPGQRYNHSETRLIEPDVAFVKRDGEYVVVMNEEDMPTLRLNQNYRRMLQQKQTDKDVKEYVKERYKSAIQLLRNIEQRKNTIVRTCDAIVRRQHDFLEQGVNELKPMMIKEVAEEIGVHPSTVSRAVANKYVHTPQGVYELRFFFSEAVNGPEGGDLPLVLLKRKVKKLIEEEDPRKPMTDDQLAAELQRQGIQVTRRTVAKYREDMQIPSTHQRRVR; translated from the coding sequence GTGCTGCTGCAACCCAAGCTGAACATGAAGGTCTCCCAGAGACAGGTGCTGACCCCTGGCCTGGTCCAGATGGTCAGCGTGCTGGCGCTGAATAAGCTTGAGTTGAAAGAGATGATCAACACCGAGATGGTGGAAAATCCGGTGTTAGAAGAGTTGGAAGAGACAGCGGTCTCTCTGGACGAGCGGGCTGGGCAGGAGGGCGACCGCGAGCGCTCTGCTGAAGAAGTAGCAGCTGAGAGTGAACGTGTCGAGAAGGACCCCTTCGATGAGATCGACTTTGGCAGCTATTTTCAGGATTATCTCGATCCTGGTTTCAAGACCGCAATGAATTTTGAAGAGATCGACAAGCCATCGTTTGAGAACTTCCTTTCGCAGCCGAGCTCATTGAGCGATCATCTCCTGTGGCAACTGGGCTCGATGTCGCTAGTGCCTGGTGTGCGAGCAGCAACGGAGCTGGTGGTAGGAAACCTCAACGAAGACGGTTATTTGATAGCCACAGATGAGGAACTGATTGGTTTGTTGCGCGAGTTCAATAGCCAGGTAACCCCCGAGCCGATTCCATTTGAGCGCGGGGTAAAGGGCAAGCTTGTGCAATCGTGGATGGCAGCATCCTTAAATGCGCATATCGAGCCTAACGGAGGTTTGTCGAATCTTGCGGCAGCGGCAGACGCGCACGAAGATCAGCAACTGTTGACCACAGTGGTGGAAGCGCGTGGCGTGGTGAATTTTCTCGACCCTGTGGGCGTTGGCGCACGCAATTTGCAGGAGTGTCTGCTGATCCAGATATGTGCACAGCGTGGCGAGGCGGGTATTGTACTTCGCAAAAGACAGATGATTGCTGCTGCAAGTGGGGCACCCGAAGACCGTCTTCGCCGTGAAGATTGCCTCACTTCCGCTTCTAATGGCAAGGGCGACATCTTCGATATCGCGACGCATATCGTCTCAAACTGCCTGGCCTTGCTGCAAAAGAAGGACATGCGCGAACTGACAAGGAACTGTGGCCGCAAAGCGGAAGAAGTTCAGGCTGCGGTGGATTTCATTCGGACGTTGGATCCACGGCCCGGTCAACGCTACAACCACTCCGAAACGCGTCTAATTGAGCCTGACGTGGCCTTCGTCAAGCGCGACGGTGAGTACGTTGTCGTGATGAATGAAGAGGACATGCCAACGCTGCGCCTGAACCAGAACTACCGCAGGATGCTGCAACAAAAGCAGACTGACAAGGACGTCAAGGAGTACGTCAAGGAGCGATACAAATCGGCGATCCAGTTGCTCCGGAACATCGAGCAGCGCAAGAACACTATCGTGCGTACGTGCGACGCGATTGTGCGTCGGCAGCATGATTTTCTTGAACAAGGTGTCAATGAGCTGAAGCCGATGATGATCAAGGAGGTCGCCGAAGAGATTGGTGTCCATCCTTCGACGGTCAGCCGCGCGGTTGCGAACAAGTATGTCCATACGCCGCAGGGTGTGTATGAACTTCGGTTCTTCTTCTCCGAGGCCGTGAACGGTCCTGAGGGTGGCGATCTTCCGCTGGTTCTGCTCAAGCGCAAGGTAAAGAAGTTGATCGAAGAAGAGGACCCGCGCAAACCGATGACCGATGACCAGTTGGCAGCTGAGTTGCAGCGGCAGGGAATTCAGGTAACACGCCGTACAGTGGCCAAATACCGCGAAGACATGCAGATTCCCAGCACCCACCAGCGTCGTGTACGCTAA